ATGTAATCTACCTCCAGTGATGGTGGGAACACCTGCACCCTCGCATCTTTCTCAGTCTCTGTACCTTCCAAATCAGGGCTCATATGGgaatttctcagcttttcctcctgaCAAAGCAGGGAGTCAGTGCCAGCTGCTAAAAGAACAGGCAAATAGAAactcttttgaattttttaattactgatttAGTCACCATAACATGCTTCAATCAGTGCTGCGAGATAAAGCtcttttcagtttgcttttctctgttaatGTGTACTTGAATTTTATAACACCATCATCATTATTGTTAAAGGTTATACATTAACATGGCAATCGTCCCCAAGGCACAAACAATTCAGTGTCCCATAGGTTAGGCCCTGtacaaacaacagaaattatattcCTACTTCACTGTTTAAAAGCTTTAGATCTGTCTGAGAGAATGATACTAGAGCTCTTTCCACAATACATGTTCTGTACATTAGGGAGATACACAAACTTCACACTTCACTCAAAGCCTCCTCCTCATTAAGCAGAAATACGCCAGACActtcctccttcctccatcCTATATATTTGCCCtggaaagcagattttcttACCATCACATGATCTTCTATCTCCACCTGGTGGTGAGTCGGGATCGGTTGTTTCTGCTTCAGATTTTCCTGTCAAAAAACCAGAATCTAGTGGAGTTACTTCAGACATGGAGAGCAAAGGTACTGAGGTGAGATTTTCCTCAAGGCACTCTGTGGATGTTTCAGACACCTTATCTTCGGTCATTAGAATGCCCTCCGCACCTTCCAGAGGGGCTGGCAATGGCAATTGTTTTTCCAAAGTAATGCTGTCATAAAATGGCTGCTGTAACAAGAGCTCACCATTTGCATACTCTCTGCTGCCAGAGAGTTCAGCATAAAAAGATGCAGAGGATGGTGGAGTACACACTGCTGGTGATTGGTCATTGGGTATTTCCTTAAACACAGGAACATTATTTTCCATTACAGCTTCATATTCTTTTGTTGTGTCATCAAACAGTTGATTATTTGAATCAGATTCATCACCTTTATTACCACCAGGTAGAAAGGGTTTGGGAAACAGTGTCTGTTCATCCCttgatttcctttctgctgcctcaCTACTTTCATTGCCTAGCAGTGTCACTATGTTCATTGCATCACATGTGCCTGCCGGGACATGAGTCACTGAGGTGTTGCTGATACTATGTTCTATCCCTGGGTCAGATCGGTCCACATATTCTTCTGACCTATCTGGCTCAACACCAGTTACTGCTGTATGGTCAGTATGagaatattttacaaattcACCCAAGGCACTAATTTCTTTTAAGCCTTGTTCTTCCCTATGAGGTTCATTGAAATCCATGGGAAGCAAATGCATTTGAGAGGTTGCTATTTGAGCTGCATCAGTTGGTGCTCCTTGATGGTCTGCATGAGTGAAACTTTCATGGAACATGGCTTTCAGATCTAAGGATGTCACTTTTATAACTTCACTGGCAATTTCAGTTGACTCAACAGGGTCAAAAACCAGCCTATTTTCCAGACTCTGTTCTTCCGGAACTGCAGGTTCAGGAGGTTCCTGAGGATTAGAAGAGATAAGCTGATAGAATTCTTTGGTCATTACTGGTTCATAGTCCTGGGGGCCACTGTTTTCAGAGTGCATCTCCACCTTCTGCATTACTAGCTTACACTTTGAATCAAAATCTGCCTCTTTATTCATATTTGATTTTGTATGAATTGGCTGACTGTCTTTGTCTTCAGGCTCCACTGCAAGTATCTGAGAATATGGGATAGAGGCATTCTTAGCTCCATACTCCTGGCACACATCAGGACTGCTTGATGACTCTGAACCATTGTCTTGGTCACAGTGACTTAAAATATCAGGATTTTCACCATCTGATTTCAAAGTGACAGTCTGCTCAGCATTAGTCCACAGGTCAGGTTCCACTGAAAACTGCTGATTACTTCCTTGTGTGTTATCCTGTAAAATATCTGGGATAAGTGCAGTTTGGGGAACTAATATGTTCCACTCTGGACTTGACTTTTCTGCCATTTCAAAAGATAAGTCTTCTACAGTGGAAGCACCTTGCATGGAGCTGTGCAGTTCTACTCTTTCACAGGTGCTCTCCTGTTGTCCTTGAGGAGTGAGATTTCCATCTCCCTCACTGTCTTTTGGTAGATCCAGTACAGTGCTTGCTTCAACCGCTGCATTTGGTACAGGTTGTTCCTCACCTGAAAAAGAGTTCTGAGGAGTCAGTTGATTTTCCTCATCTGTAGAAAACAACTGCTCTATCAGCTCCCTTTCCTCTTTATCTAGTATGAAAGAATCAAGCTGGTTGAACTGTAAAGTGTCTTCATTTATCTGACCACCAGGACTATTGATAGAATGTACTAgtcttatattttctttttcatcagaGTAGAGTGGGGCAGGTGGATTTTCATCATTACCTGTATCACTGAAATGTGCTTCTGTTAGTTCTTCATCTTGTGAAGGAGAACCACAGGAGTCCTCTTTACTATCTCCTAACTGATTTGTTACAGAGTGATCTGAAACAGAATACTGATCTTCcaattgcttttcttcagaagttTGTGAACTCCACCATTCTGAACTGTTATCTAGAAAATCAGATGTTCCTACTGTGGATTTTGGATTAGTTCTTGATTCAGCTTCCAGTGACATACTCCATGGATCAACAGCTTTTGAAGTATGTTCTTCTTTATCACCAGCAGAAGAAGTCAATGTAAGATCTTCATTCATTTGATACAAATATAAATCTTCTCCACCATGTGTTTTTTCGTTGAAAATACTCACCTGAGTTCTTTCATCAAGTGTTTTACAGTGGCCTGTAGCAGATTGAGTAGTCTTATTATGGTCAATAAAGTCAATAGTCACATCCTCCTGCAATACCCTTCTGGCTTCAATTGTTTCAGAATTTTCACTGAAGATGCTTACCAGAACCTTCTCTCCTCCCACCTTAGTTATTGCACCTAAATTGTCTTCATCAGCTTCAGGACTTGTTGAATTGGATTGAACATAATCCTCTCCATTTTCAGCTCCTTTGTGCCATTTGTTTTCACACACTGAATCTTCATTAATCACTTCAGGACATGCTTCTGAATTCTCTGAATCCTCATTTATGTCAGGACTTGATAAAGAAGATACAGTGTCATCATCTACATGGGCATTCCAAAAATCTAAGCTTTTAGGAACTTTGTTCTCTTCGCCACTTGTTTCAAATCCTTCTTCATATTCATTCccaatttcctgctttttaaaagaatcttcaagatttttattattttttatctcccACATATCCCTGCTTCTTCCATGATGACTAGCAACTGGAAGGTCTCCCCAGACATTCACAGATGCATCACTTAAGTCAGGACTTGTTCCACTTGAGTGTGTATAATCATTTATTGAATTACTCCACACATTATCTTCTTCCAAATAGCTTTTGATCTGTATATCTTTTGAAAGGCTGCTTGTGGTATTTGCTATTTCAAGGACTTCACTTGCCTCAGGACTTGTTCCAGGAGATTGCATATCTTCACATGGCTGTGAATCCCAAGCAGTTTGCGGAAAACTGTCATTAAGCACTGCAAATGGCTCTCCACAAAGATTATTAGCAGGTTCTAAACTTTCAGGGTTTTCATTTCTCCCAGAACCTATTTCAAGTGAAAATGAATCTTCTACCACAGACATATGTGTAATATCAGGAACACTAACAAATCCAGAAGGATTTTTCTTAAACTCATCCATGAAAGAATTTTCATTGGTCCTCATCAGTTCtgagctatttttaaaagatgctaACTCAGAGTTACAAATGTCTGGATGGTTAGGAGTGACTTCATGTAAGCATTCTTGCCCTTCTCCCAGAGGTTCTTGTTGTTTATCCATCAAAGGAATTGATGTTGCTTGGTCATTACCATTCTTTCCAGAGTCATTCCAGACACATAAGCTTCCAGGCATTttagaagaattattttcacgATTATCACTACCCTTATCAGaactttcaaaaatactttccatCTTAGGACTTGTTGCATCCTCTGTCACTGTAGCCTCTTCTTCAGCTCCCTGAGAAAGCAGCTGTGACATTTCACTGTAATTGTAATTTTGTTGTAAGGGGTCATCAAAAAATTTATAACCTCTGCCTCCTTCAGAAATACTTGGTGATTCTAAACTATCCTGCAAAatgccttttctctcttcctgaaTAACTGGATTGCTTTGATTGGAAAGTGACACATTCTCTGTGATTAATACTTCCAAACTAAcagaatttctcatttttcctgggGAGGTGGCAATTTCAGTTGGCTCACTTTCTTCCAAATCTGTTTTATCTGAAGATTCACTGCCCTCTTGCACTGGTTTATTACAAATGTCATTAATCATCTGCTGTCCACTTGTCACATGTGTTCTCTTacattcttttccttccttagaGAGGACAGTGGCATTATCCCAGCCTTCCCCATGACCCTGCTCACTCTGTAAACTCCATGAGTTCTGCTGGTGCACTGAATCCAGCTCTTCATCAATATCAGCAGTGTTTTGTGCTGCATTCTTACTAAGTATCTCACTCCCTAAGTCACTTATATTCAGTTCCAAACCATTCTTATTTTCTGAGGTTGGCATAGAAGTGTTTGTGTCTTCTACAGGAACACTGCCCACTGTTTCTGCATTGTCAGCTCCTCTCTGTCTAGTACTTAGTTCATTCTGTGATGGTGATAAGTCATTCACTGTTTGATTATATGCCAGTATTActcttctgctttcagattCAGGAAAGTTATTTTCACTGGTACATGTTTCAGTTGAAAAACACAGATCAGATGTTTGTTCTGAATTAAGACAGGGTTtagcagaggcagaaggaaCTGAAATTCCAGAATATCTTTCTTGTAACTGGGTGATGTTATTTAGGGGAGCATCCCAGATATCTGTATTTCTAGTATTTGGAAAAGGCACATTGTTAGGAGATAATGGTTCCTTGCTTGATTTCTCAGGTACTTCTGACTCAGCCAAATTTGTCTTCATGAATTGACCAGTCTCATCATCAAAATCCTTGtcctcattttctctgtcatCTTCCACATATGTAGGTGATAAGTATGAATCAGAGGTTGAATAATTGGTGTCTGGTGGAGAAACAACTAAATCTTCTGCTATATTTGAGGAACTAAGGTCCGAGTTTTTGTATAAGAAGGTATCCTCCCATGGCACCACTACTTCTGTTACttcttttctgatgtttttatCATACATATTCCAGGTATctatattttcaaattcttttgGTCTGTGTTTAGGATCACCAAACACAGTTTTTTCCCCCGTGTTCAGCTTGGAGTTATTTTGCATAttgttgaaaacaaaatttgtatttttagattCTTCATGGTCTTCTATTGAATAGTATCTTCCTTTATCCCACACTTCTGGGTTTTCAGTCTCGTTGTCCACTGTGATTTCTGAAGAATCTGATAAACCAGTTTTTGATATGGCCCATTCCTCAGGAATATTTACTGATTTTAGTTCTCCATCTAGTTTGGGCATATTCCATACATTTTCTGAGGATCTACCAGCAGTTCCTTCATCAAACTCGGTCCAGATTTTGTAAGAGTCTCCAGCTAACTGGCTACCTTTCTCTTCACCATGACACCATGCATCTGATATCATAGGTGTTGGCTGGCTGACCCTCCACAGGTCTGTAAAGCTCTCCACTTCTTGCTTTGTCTCATCTAAAGAAGCAGGTTGTAAACATGAATgttcactgtttttctcttgattCTCATGGTTCCAATTATCTTGTTTAAACTCATTATCCCACAGACCTGCTTTCATATATTCCATTTGCTTTGGCTGTTTTTGGAGGAACACAGAATCTGAGGCTCTTCTGTCATTATGCTCTCGTAACAAGGGACTTTCTTTGGAATCTTTCCATAAAACAGGactctgaaaaacagattcCTGCTCGCTTGAGCTCCATGCATCAGCATTTCTGGAATCTAGGTCAAAGCCATCCCACCAGCTCCCATATCTAATACGAGACTGAGAGTAATTTGTGCCATCtatttcattaattctttttatGACATCTTGTGAGAAAATTAAAGGCTGCTCATTATCTAGTGGTGAGGTATCTACAAGACTATTCATAGGAGTTGGTGGAATTCTTGAATCAGCAGATTTCAACATTTCTGGTGAAGAAGAACCACCTTCAACTGAATCAATCAAACTTGAAGTTTTCTCACACATTTCTCCTGGATTCTCATCAAATTCAGCCAGATTGTCTTCCTCAATTTTAGTCTTAACTAAGTCAGTTGAATACTTTACTGTATCATTTTCTAATAGGCTTGCCTTATCAAGTTTTTTCTTCAGAGTGAGTTGATGCCCTTCTGATGAATCATTATTGAGAAAATAGTCATCTGCTGGGGAACAATCAACAGAATGAGAAGATGACTCAGATGGAGCTGTAACCATGGGTGCTAGATCAAAATTGAAAAGATCGAAGTTATCACCATTGTTTTCTGACTGAGACTTTTGTTCTTCAGCTATTGCTCCTTCAGGAATAGGGCTGTAGGAATCAAAGCCAGGCAGAAGACTGTGATGAGAAGCAGCACCTTCTGCAACAGGGCTATCATCactaagaaaaacagaactctCCTTGGAAGATCGGCTGCTTCTAATGGTAGCCAAGCCACTGTCTGGACTCACAAGGTCTACATTAACATCAATGGGGGCTTGCATAGACCCATTTAGCTCTTGAGGATTGTCTATAAAATTGGCAGAACTGGGCTGTGGTTCTACATCAGAACCATATAACTCCACAATACCAGAAGATCCTTGTGAAAGTGGAGCACTTCCAGCAACAGCTTCAGTAGAGGAAGTTCTACTATTTGATACCATTTCTGGTTGCCTTCTATTTATAACTTCcttaattagaagaaaaatttgaTCACAGGTCACCAAAGAATTTTCTTGTTGATAAATGAGAATTTGGTCACATTCACATTCTAGAGGATCCAGCTCTAAACAAGGATTCTGACATTCTTCTAATTCACAGCAGATCTGTTGAAAAACAGGATATTTCAGAGGTCGCTGCAGTCATGGACATAAGGCACATATTGACTACTTCATAATGTAATACAGCCATACCTATCTTTTCCTATTAACCTATTGCTTGGCCGTTTTACTGCAGCATCATTATTATGATCCCCAAATAGATGATGTACTACAACACAAGATCAAGAAGATCGTATTTGTTGTATGATTGGTCAGAAATTATACCATTtaactttcattattttatttgtattacagTTATTTCTAGTTATTATTTAtagttatatttatttataattattattatattttatttttattatattattttaatattttattaatttattaatttatattattatattgttAGTAATagaaaatccaaataaatgTTGGGTTGTTTCCTTAAGAAATCTGAGTAAAATGTATGTAATAGTACTTTCGGAATttctatattattattatattattatttctatttctataacAAGATAATTGtattagtaaaataaataaatgcatttatattgACGTTGAAAACAATGCAGTTACTTATCCACCTGTCCCCAAAATC
This sequence is a window from Parus major isolate Abel chromosome Z, Parus_major1.1, whole genome shotgun sequence. Protein-coding genes within it:
- the PRUNE2 gene encoding protein prune homolog 2 isoform X3, whose amino-acid sequence is MEEFLQRAQSRLNRSKRLEKVHVVLGNKPCDLDSLISTLAYAYFLDKVSPPDVLCLPVLNIPRRDFSYFTETRFILEELNIPESFHIFRDEINLHQLNAEGKLSLTLVNSNMLMSEDKSLESAVVKVINPDEQCDRSLEIQACSSSLVVKEILQKAPELITQQLAYLLRGSILFKCMSLETDRMTEQQEKVLSVLEERFPDLPPREEIISVLQETQFNAQAGASIEEVMLKDLREISDGEIKVAISTVYMTLEDCILHRSLIGDLKAFIDKYGFDVLVILANSLSDEKKTKQQIAVYSENVELGNQICCELEECQNPCLELDPLECECDQILIYQQENSLVTCDQIFLLIKEVINRRQPEMVSNSRTSSTEAVAGSAPLSQGSSGIVELYGSDVEPQPSSANFIDNPQELNGSMQAPIDVNVDLVSPDSGLATIRSSRSSKESSVFLSDDSPVAEGAASHHSLLPGFDSYSPIPEGAIAEEQKSQSENNGDNFDLFNFDLAPMVTAPSESSSHSVDCSPADDYFLNNDSSEGHQLTLKKKLDKASLLENDTVKYSTDLVKTKIEEDNLAEFDENPGEMCEKTSSLIDSVEGGSSSPEMLKSADSRIPPTPMNSLVDTSPLDNEQPLIFSQDVIKRINEIDGTNYSQSRIRYGSWWDGFDLDSRNADAWSSSEQESVFQSPVLWKDSKESPLLREHNDRRASDSVFLQKQPKQMEYMKAGLWDNEFKQDNWNHENQEKNSEHSCLQPASLDETKQEVESFTDLWRVSQPTPMISDAWCHGEEKGSQLAGDSYKIWTEFDEGTAGRSSENVWNMPKLDGELKSVNIPEEWAISKTGLSDSSEITVDNETENPEVWDKGRYYSIEDHEESKNTNFVFNNMQNNSKLNTGEKTVFGDPKHRPKEFENIDTWNMYDKNIRKEVTEVVVPWEDTFLYKNSDLSSSNIAEDLVVSPPDTNYSTSDSYLSPTYVEDDRENEDKDFDDETGQFMKTNLAESEVPEKSSKEPLSPNNVPFPNTRNTDIWDAPLNNITQLQERYSGISVPSASAKPCLNSEQTSDLCFSTETCTSENNFPESESRRVILAYNQTVNDLSPSQNELSTRQRGADNAETVGSVPVEDTNTSMPTSENKNGLELNISDLGSEILSKNAAQNTADIDEELDSVHQQNSWSLQSEQGHGEGWDNATVLSKEGKECKRTHVTSGQQMINDICNKPVQEGSESSDKTDLEESEPTEIATSPGKMRNSVSLEVLITENVSLSNQSNPVIQEERKGILQDSLESPSISEGGRGYKFFDDPLQQNYNYSEMSQLLSQGAEEEATVTEDATSPKMESIFESSDKGSDNRENNSSKMPGSLCVWNDSGKNGNDQATSIPLMDKQQEPLGEGQECLHEVTPNHPDICNSELASFKNSSELMRTNENSFMDEFKKNPSGFVSVPDITHMSVVEDSFSLEIGSGRNENPESLEPANNLCGEPFAVLNDSFPQTAWDSQPCEDMQSPGTSPEASEVLEIANTTSSLSKDIQIKSYLEEDNVWSNSINDYTHSSGTSPDLSDASVNVWGDLPVASHHGRSRDMWEIKNNKNLEDSFKKQEIGNEYEEGFETSGEENKVPKSLDFWNAHVDDDTVSSLSSPDINEDSENSEACPEVINEDSVCENKWHKGAENGEDYVQSNSTSPEADEDNLGAITKVGGEKVLVSIFSENSETIEARRVLQEDVTIDFIDHNKTTQSATGHCKTLDERTQVSIFNEKTHGGEDLYLYQMNEDLTLTSSAGDKEEHTSKAVDPWSMSLEAESRTNPKSTVGTSDFLDNSSEWWSSQTSEEKQLEDQYSVSDHSVTNQLGDSKEDSCGSPSQDEELTEAHFSDTGNDENPPAPLYSDEKENIRLVHSINSPGGQINEDTLQFNQLDSFILDKEERELIEQLFSTDEENQLTPQNSFSGEEQPVPNAAVEASTVLDLPKDSEGDGNLTPQGQQESTCERVELHSSMQGASTVEDLSFEMAEKSSPEWNILVPQTALIPDILQDNTQGSNQQFSVEPDLWTNAEQTVTLKSDGENPDILSHCDQDNGSESSSSPDVCQEYGAKNASIPYSQILAVEPEDKDSQPIHTKSNMNKEADFDSKCKLVMQKVEMHSENSGPQDYEPVMTKEFYQLISSNPQEPPEPAVPEEQSLENRLVFDPVESTEIASEVIKVTSLDLKAMFHESFTHADHQGAPTDAAQIATSQMHLLPMDFNEPHREEQGLKEISALGEFVKYSHTDHTAVTGVEPDRSEEYVDRSDPGIEHSISNTSVTHVPAGTCDAMNIVTLLGNESSEAAERKSRDEQTLFPKPFLPGGNKGDESDSNNQLFDDTTKEYEAVMENNVPVFKEIPNDQSPAVCTPPSSASFYAELSGSREYANGELLLQQPFYDSITLEKQLPLPAPLEGAEGILMTEDKVSETSTECLEENLTSVPLLSMSEVTPLDSGFLTGKSEAETTDPDSPPGGDRRSCDAAGTDSLLCQEEKLRNSHMSPDLEGTETEKDARVQVFPPSLEVDYILVTEEENTPATNDTLERSKINFAFQESHEGFSPGSLDTFPPIPISDENKDHFGCGTGRDAVHLEEKNSSAVPQKLNGERKSQESCGQDEGWIILGQNEVSDISPEEISYKTEMPKSESGHPAEELASAVAQELFLDTWTEFQVETPLEKSFEHEGCSPSDGLTAENVSLGIAGTSELQVVGDDSTREANSQQRLGNNVATEQEMKEEMVLLSNDRELNQKSGLIQEDVGMDIPLAEGVMSPSSTEMRPEPPNSLDLNGSQPRRIKLTAPNINLSLDQSEGSILSDDNLDTPDEIDINVDDLDTPDEGDSFEYTGQEDQTAAKDASQEESESIPEYTAEEEREDNRLWRTVVIGEQEQRIDMKVIEPYKKVISHGGYYGDGLNAIIVFAACFLPDSSRTDYNYVMENLFLYVISTLELMVAEDYMIVYLNGATPRRRMPGLGWMKKCYQMIDRRLRKNLKSFIIVHPSWFIRTILAVTRPFISSKFSSKIQYVNTLAELHEMIPMEYVHIPDSIVKTSCLSNDPEMASVEQDIDMTLKQEASLPGI
- the PRUNE2 gene encoding protein prune homolog 2 isoform X1; translation: MEEFLQRAQSRLNRSKRLEKVHVVLGNKPCDLDSLISTLAYAYFLDKVSPPDVLCLPVLNIPRRDFSYFTETRFILEELNIPESFHIFRDEINLHQLNAEGKLSLTLVNSNMLMSEDKSLESAVVKVINPDEQCDRSLEIQACSSSLVVKEILQKAPELITQQLAYLLRGSILFKCMSLETDRMTEQQEKVLSVLEERFPDLPPREEIISVLQETQFNAQAGASIEEVMLKDLREISDGEIKVAISTVYMTLEDCILHRSLIGDLKAFIDKYGFDVLVILANSLSDEKKTKQQIAVYSENVELGNQICCELEECQNPCLELDPLECECDQILIYQQENSLVTCDQIFLLIKEVINRRQPEMVSNSRTSSTEAVAGSAPLSQGSSGIVELYGSDVEPQPSSANFIDNPQELNGSMQAPIDVNVDLVSPDSGLATIRSSRSSKESSVFLSDDSPVAEGAASHHSLLPGFDSYSPIPEGAIAEEQKSQSENNGDNFDLFNFDLAPMVTAPSESSSHSVDCSPADDYFLNNDSSEGHQLTLKKKLDKASLLENDTVKYSTDLVKTKIEEDNLAEFDENPGEMCEKTSSLIDSVEGGSSSPEMLKSADSRIPPTPMNSLVDTSPLDNEQPLIFSQDVIKRINEIDGTNYSQSRIRYGSWWDGFDLDSRNADAWSSSEQESVFQSPVLWKDSKESPLLREHNDRRASDSVFLQKQPKQMEYMKAGLWDNEFKQDNWNHENQEKNSEHSCLQPASLDETKQEVESFTDLWRVSQPTPMISDAWCHGEEKGSQLAGDSYKIWTEFDEGTAGRSSENVWNMPKLDGELKSVNIPEEWAISKTGLSDSSEITVDNETENPEVWDKGRYYSIEDHEESKNTNFVFNNMQNNSKLNTGEKTVFGDPKHRPKEFENIDTWNMYDKNIRKEVTEVVVPWEDTFLYKNSDLSSSNIAEDLVVSPPDTNYSTSDSYLSPTYVEDDRENEDKDFDDETGQFMKTNLAESEVPEKSSKEPLSPNNVPFPNTRNTDIWDAPLNNITQLQERYSGISVPSASAKPCLNSEQTSDLCFSTETCTSENNFPESESRRVILAYNQTVNDLSPSQNELSTRQRGADNAETVGSVPVEDTNTSMPTSENKNGLELNISDLGSEILSKNAAQNTADIDEELDSVHQQNSWSLQSEQGHGEGWDNATVLSKEGKECKRTHVTSGQQMINDICNKPVQEGSESSDKTDLEESEPTEIATSPGKMRNSVSLEVLITENVSLSNQSNPVIQEERKGILQDSLESPSISEGGRGYKFFDDPLQQNYNYSEMSQLLSQGAEEEATVTEDATSPKMESIFESSDKGSDNRENNSSKMPGSLCVWNDSGKNGNDQATSIPLMDKQQEPLGEGQECLHEVTPNHPDICNSELASFKNSSELMRTNENSFMDEFKKNPSGFVSVPDITHMSVVEDSFSLEIGSGRNENPESLEPANNLCGEPFAVLNDSFPQTAWDSQPCEDMQSPGTSPEASEVLEIANTTSSLSKDIQIKSYLEEDNVWSNSINDYTHSSGTSPDLSDASVNVWGDLPVASHHGRSRDMWEIKNNKNLEDSFKKQEIGNEYEEGFETSGEENKVPKSLDFWNAHVDDDTVSSLSSPDINEDSENSEACPEVINEDSVCENKWHKGAENGEDYVQSNSTSPEADEDNLGAITKVGGEKVLVSIFSENSETIEARRVLQEDVTIDFIDHNKTTQSATGHCKTLDERTQVSIFNEKTHGGEDLYLYQMNEDLTLTSSAGDKEEHTSKAVDPWSMSLEAESRTNPKSTVGTSDFLDNSSEWWSSQTSEEKQLEDQYSVSDHSVTNQLGDSKEDSCGSPSQDEELTEAHFSDTGNDENPPAPLYSDEKENIRLVHSINSPGGQINEDTLQFNQLDSFILDKEERELIEQLFSTDEENQLTPQNSFSGEEQPVPNAAVEASTVLDLPKDSEGDGNLTPQGQQESTCERVELHSSMQGASTVEDLSFEMAEKSSPEWNILVPQTALIPDILQDNTQGSNQQFSVEPDLWTNAEQTVTLKSDGENPDILSHCDQDNGSESSSSPDVCQEYGAKNASIPYSQILAVEPEDKDSQPIHTKSNMNKEADFDSKCKLVMQKVEMHSENSGPQDYEPVMTKEFYQLISSNPQEPPEPAVPEEQSLENRLVFDPVESTEIASEVIKVTSLDLKAMFHESFTHADHQGAPTDAAQIATSQMHLLPMDFNEPHREEQGLKEISALGEFVKYSHTDHTAVTGVEPDRSEEYVDRSDPGIEHSISNTSVTHVPAGTCDAMNIVTLLGNESSEAAERKSRDEQTLFPKPFLPGGNKGDESDSNNQLFDDTTKEYEAVMENNVPVFKEIPNDQSPAVCTPPSSASFYAELSGSREYANGELLLQQPFYDSITLEKQLPLPAPLEGAEGILMTEDKVSETSTECLEENLTSVPLLSMSEVTPLDSGFLTGKSEAETTDPDSPPGGDRRSCDAAGTDSLLCQEEKLRNSHMSPDLEGTETEKDARVQVFPPSLEVDYILVTEEENTPATNDTLERSKINFAFQESHEGFSPGSLDTFPPIPISDENKDHFGCGTGRDAVHLEEKNSSAVPQKLNGERKSQESCGQDEGWIILGQNEVSDISPEEISYKTEMPKSESGHPAEELASAVAQELFLDTWTEFQVETPLEKSFEHEGCSPSDGLTAENVSLGIAGTSELQVVGDDSTREANSQQRLGNNVATEQEMKEEMVLLSNDRELNQKSGLIQEDVGMDIPLAEGVMSPSSTEMRPEPPNSLDLNGSQPRRIKLTAPNINLSLDQSEGSILSDDNLDTPDEIDINVDDLDTPDEGDSFEYTGQEDQTAAKDASQEESESIPEYTAEEEREDNRLWRTVVIGEQEQRIDMKVIEPYKKVISHGGYYGDGLNAIIVFAACFLPDSSRTDYNYVMENLFLYVISTLELMVAEDYMIVYLNGATPRRRMPGLGWMKKCYQMIDRRLRKNLKSFIIVHPSWFIRTILAVTRPFISSKFSSKIQYVNTLAELHEMIPMEYVHIPDSIVKYDEEKCIKRRMRTSCLSNDPEMASVEQDIDMTLKQEASLPGI